One window of the Leptospira koniambonensis genome contains the following:
- a CDS encoding ImmA/IrrE family metallo-endopeptidase produces MDARKRQTIQELADFLRSLLKLQSPIDLKALIASFGGEYKEEDLPPHFDGKIEKKDNSFLITVNSGKPDLRKNFTIAHEIGHLFIHMGYILNPDLWSRVDNYEDSVYYRSGYTEEELEANQFAAALLMPEEEFLREVRKNTHAGACSISPISEYFKVSDEAVVTRGKWLGVFSWE; encoded by the coding sequence ATGGACGCAAGAAAAAGGCAAACCATCCAAGAATTGGCCGATTTTTTGAGATCGCTACTAAAACTTCAATCTCCTATTGATTTAAAAGCGTTAATCGCATCCTTTGGGGGAGAATATAAAGAAGAGGATTTACCCCCTCACTTTGATGGAAAAATAGAAAAGAAAGATAATTCATTCTTAATCACAGTTAATAGTGGGAAACCAGATTTAAGAAAGAATTTTACTATTGCTCATGAGATTGGCCACTTATTCATCCATATGGGCTATATATTAAATCCAGATTTATGGTCTAGAGTAGATAATTACGAAGATTCAGTTTACTACAGAAGCGGTTATACTGAGGAAGAATTAGAAGCAAACCAATTTGCTGCTGCATTGTTAATGCCTGAAGAAGAATTCTTAAGAGAAGTTCGCAAGAATACACATGCAGGGGCTTGTAGCATTTCTCCGATTTCAGAATATTTTAAAGTTTCTGATGAAGCTGTAGTGACTCGTGGAAAATGGTTAGGAGTTTTCTCTTGGGAATAA
- a CDS encoding TIGR04452 family lipoprotein, whose amino-acid sequence MKKIITLLLPLVLTFNCVLFDAIGLSYPDTVDGKEAKSIILTSAVIGSAVSGFEILSILAPQLAKVEEDKYYNKADVDDCANEALIINLLTVDLGGFTCDLNPRPTIIPFIY is encoded by the coding sequence ATGAAAAAAATCATCACTCTTCTTCTGCCCCTGGTCTTAACGTTTAATTGTGTTCTATTCGATGCGATCGGTCTTTCCTATCCGGATACCGTAGACGGAAAGGAAGCAAAAAGTATCATTCTGACAAGTGCAGTTATTGGATCCGCAGTAAGTGGCTTCGAAATTCTTTCTATTCTTGCTCCTCAACTAGCAAAAGTAGAAGAAGATAAATACTATAATAAAGCTGATGTTGACGATTGTGCTAATGAAGCATTGATCATTAACTTGCTCACTGTGGATTTAGGTGGTTTTACTTGCGACCTAAACCCTAGGCCGACAATTATCCCGTTTATCTACTGA
- the panB gene encoding 3-methyl-2-oxobutanoate hydroxymethyltransferase: MRDVSKIFPRGPKPVEKRITVLTCYDFMFARILEDSGVDCILVGDTLGVVYQGQPTTLPVTLDEMIYHAKAVRRGAPNTFVVVDLPFLSYQVSLEEGIRSAGKVMKESGCDAVKFEGGGPEMLELIYKLERIGIPVMGHIGLTPQSVNVFGGHKIQGKAEQDKARLISEAKGISDAGAFSIVFELIPSALAKEISESVPIPTIGIGAGAATDGQVLVIYDFLGLNKGFKPKFLKTFLNGYDDVSGAVKNYIQEVRNGSFPGPEHSH, translated from the coding sequence ATGAGAGATGTTAGTAAAATATTTCCCAGAGGACCAAAACCTGTAGAGAAAAGGATCACAGTATTGACCTGCTATGATTTTATGTTCGCTCGGATCTTAGAAGATTCCGGCGTGGATTGTATTCTCGTCGGGGACACTCTGGGTGTTGTCTACCAAGGCCAGCCTACTACCTTGCCTGTTACCTTGGATGAGATGATCTATCATGCAAAGGCAGTTAGAAGAGGAGCCCCCAACACATTCGTAGTTGTGGACCTTCCATTTTTAAGCTATCAGGTTTCTTTGGAAGAAGGGATCCGCTCTGCTGGAAAGGTAATGAAAGAAAGCGGATGCGACGCTGTAAAATTCGAAGGTGGCGGTCCCGAGATGTTGGAACTTATCTATAAATTAGAAAGGATAGGCATCCCAGTTATGGGACATATAGGTCTTACTCCTCAATCTGTGAACGTTTTCGGAGGACATAAAATCCAAGGAAAAGCAGAACAAGATAAGGCCAGATTGATAAGCGAAGCAAAAGGGATCTCCGACGCCGGAGCCTTCTCCATTGTTTTCGAGCTAATACCTTCTGCTCTTGCTAAAGAAATTTCTGAATCTGTCCCAATTCCTACGATCGGGATAGGAGCTGGAGCGGCGACCGATGGACAGGTGCTGGTAATTTACGATTTTCTTGGATTGAATAAGGGCTTTAAGCCTAAGTTCTTAAAAACTTTCCTGAATGGATACGACGATGTCTCCGGCGCAGTCAAAAATTATATTCAGGAAGTGAGAAATGGAAGTTTTCCTGGGCCGGAACATTCTCATTAA
- the recG gene encoding ATP-dependent DNA helicase RecG, whose protein sequence is MKNSVSDKKNSTISLTSSIGVVKGVGPKKQEVLESVGIKTIQDLLGWFPRRYLDRNLTENILLKQGESVTLILEVIDSYLAHGKKSRLVVSAKTKNNEPISLVFFRGIQFFRRVFQPGILVAVTGKLEYFRGFQLMHPDYEVLSYGGNSDISEDDLPESIHTGRIIPLYPTTEAMRDEHLNSRELRKLIHFALKLLEGRIQEILPAQVVKKRNLMDRAQAYNEIHFPTEDEQLGRARTRFKYEELYYFNLLIEYKRSQRAKVPRLLWPLPESKTAKDLIKNLPFELTPDQKDSIAKISEWTKSDTPAAILLQGDVGSGKTLVALLTALKYTDNQVQVCMVAPTEILARQHYQTVMNFLGNMPFLRIELLVGKEPKKTRAEKIFRIKTGESLFIIGTHSVFQEDVIFKDLGLAIIDEQHKFGVEQRETLRSKGKNPDILAMTATPIPRTLCLTLYGDLELVTLKNRPAGRIPIKTLWFTEGKRSGVYKSIQKYVSQGRQCYIVYPLVEESEKSDLKSCIEAYETLRKDVFPEFKVGLLHGKMETSEKDRIMKLFQQNEIQILVSTTVIEVGVDVPNASVMVIEHSDRFGISQLHQLRGRVGRGKHESFCILISDSKITEEARYRIQALVDSDDGFFLSEADLKLRGPGELLGVRQSGLPDFKIADLREDSQWIEISREDANQFGNLGDLEKSEIVSRFSEGALLFSN, encoded by the coding sequence ATGAAGAACTCGGTCTCTGATAAAAAAAACTCTACCATTTCCCTAACTAGCTCCATTGGAGTCGTAAAAGGTGTGGGTCCTAAAAAACAGGAAGTTTTAGAATCCGTAGGGATCAAAACTATCCAAGATCTTTTAGGATGGTTTCCACGCAGATACTTAGATCGGAACTTAACAGAAAATATTCTACTCAAACAAGGTGAATCAGTTACCTTAATTTTAGAAGTAATCGATTCTTATCTGGCTCACGGAAAAAAATCCAGACTAGTAGTTTCTGCAAAAACAAAAAACAATGAGCCGATCAGTTTAGTTTTCTTCAGAGGTATCCAATTTTTTCGCAGAGTATTCCAACCTGGAATTCTTGTAGCTGTAACTGGTAAATTGGAATATTTCAGAGGATTCCAACTCATGCATCCGGATTACGAAGTTCTATCTTATGGTGGGAACTCCGACATTTCAGAAGATGATCTTCCTGAGAGCATTCACACTGGCCGTATCATTCCTCTTTATCCTACAACGGAAGCAATGAGAGATGAACATCTCAATTCCAGAGAACTTCGTAAACTTATACACTTTGCATTAAAACTTTTAGAGGGCAGAATTCAGGAAATCCTACCTGCACAAGTTGTCAAAAAAAGAAATTTAATGGATCGAGCCCAGGCATATAATGAGATCCATTTTCCGACTGAAGATGAACAATTAGGAAGAGCAAGGACTAGATTCAAATACGAAGAATTATATTATTTCAATCTTTTGATAGAGTATAAACGTTCCCAAAGAGCAAAAGTTCCCAGGCTTTTATGGCCTCTGCCTGAATCCAAAACTGCAAAGGATTTGATCAAAAATCTACCTTTCGAGTTAACACCGGATCAAAAAGATAGCATAGCAAAAATTTCAGAATGGACCAAGTCGGATACTCCTGCCGCAATCCTATTGCAAGGAGATGTGGGTTCTGGAAAAACCTTGGTCGCACTTCTTACAGCACTCAAATACACAGACAATCAAGTTCAAGTCTGCATGGTGGCTCCTACAGAAATTTTAGCCAGACAACATTACCAAACTGTAATGAACTTCTTAGGAAACATGCCTTTCCTAAGAATAGAACTTTTAGTTGGAAAAGAACCTAAAAAAACCAGGGCAGAAAAAATATTCAGGATCAAAACTGGAGAATCCCTATTTATAATAGGAACTCATAGTGTTTTCCAAGAAGATGTGATCTTCAAAGATCTGGGACTTGCAATCATAGACGAGCAGCATAAGTTCGGAGTGGAACAAAGAGAAACATTAAGATCCAAAGGAAAAAATCCGGATATTCTTGCAATGACTGCAACTCCTATCCCAAGAACACTTTGCCTTACCTTATATGGTGACTTGGAACTCGTGACCTTAAAAAATCGCCCAGCCGGTAGGATCCCTATCAAAACATTATGGTTCACAGAAGGAAAAAGATCCGGAGTTTATAAATCTATCCAAAAGTACGTCTCCCAAGGAAGACAATGTTATATTGTTTACCCATTGGTCGAAGAGTCTGAAAAGTCGGATCTTAAATCCTGTATAGAAGCGTACGAAACATTAAGAAAAGATGTTTTTCCTGAATTCAAGGTAGGACTTCTTCATGGAAAAATGGAAACTTCTGAAAAAGATAGGATCATGAAATTGTTCCAACAAAATGAGATCCAAATCTTAGTCAGCACTACAGTGATCGAGGTTGGAGTAGATGTTCCAAATGCGTCGGTAATGGTAATTGAACATTCCGATAGATTCGGGATCTCCCAGCTTCACCAGCTGAGAGGACGTGTTGGTCGGGGAAAACACGAAAGCTTCTGTATCTTAATTTCTGATTCAAAAATTACGGAAGAAGCAAGATATCGCATCCAAGCCTTAGTAGATTCTGATGATGGCTTCTTCTTATCTGAAGCTGATTTGAAATTGAGAGGCCCTGGAGAACTTTTAGGCGTAAGACAAAGTGGATTACCAGACTTTAAGATAGCTGATTTAAGAGAAGACAGCCAGTGGATTGAAATCTCTAGAGAAGATGCAAATCAATTCGGGAATCTTGGAGATCTAGAAAAATCGGAAATCGTTTCTAGATTTTCGGAAGGCGCTTTATTATTTTCGAATTAA
- a CDS encoding M15 family metallopeptidase, which produces MPFLFRCIVLVLIFGTFSLTSQTTDETYQGVSEISYLIGDFSKEKALVSFTNPGDPRQFFLRKETKAAFLKLKEEYKKDHPKERQEPFIISAYRSFSDQKSIWEDKYSGKKKMRLPVKDKSPSQIISLILEFSSAPGTSRHHWGTDIDINALENSYFEKGGRGEVFYNWMKKNAHKFGFCQPYSSKSERAGKGYNEEKWHWSYAPLSNKFQRAWVDAYKKEKLNFKGRFQGSDSLGNLPLEYVISINPDCSRID; this is translated from the coding sequence ATGCCGTTCCTATTCCGATGTATAGTACTTGTTCTGATTTTCGGTACCTTCTCCCTAACTTCCCAAACGACTGACGAAACCTACCAAGGTGTCTCGGAAATTTCTTATCTGATTGGGGACTTTTCTAAGGAGAAGGCTCTCGTATCTTTTACAAATCCTGGAGATCCAAGACAATTTTTCCTTCGAAAAGAAACCAAGGCTGCATTTTTAAAATTAAAAGAAGAATATAAAAAAGACCATCCAAAGGAAAGACAGGAGCCATTCATAATCTCCGCGTATAGATCTTTTTCAGATCAAAAATCCATATGGGAAGATAAATATTCTGGAAAGAAGAAGATGAGATTACCTGTAAAAGATAAAAGTCCTTCTCAGATCATCTCCTTAATTTTAGAATTTTCCAGCGCGCCCGGCACTTCTCGCCATCACTGGGGAACAGATATTGATATCAACGCCTTGGAAAATTCTTATTTTGAAAAAGGAGGAAGAGGAGAAGTCTTCTATAACTGGATGAAAAAGAATGCTCACAAATTCGGATTCTGCCAGCCTTATTCATCAAAATCAGAAAGAGCCGGAAAAGGTTATAATGAAGAGAAATGGCATTGGTCTTATGCCCCTCTTTCTAATAAATTCCAAAGAGCTTGGGTAGATGCTTATAAAAAGGAAAAATTAAATTTTAAGGGAAGATTCCAGGGATCTGACTCTTTAGGGAACCTACCCCTGGAATATGTGATATCTATCAACCCAGACTGCTCCAGGATAGATTAA
- the folK gene encoding 2-amino-4-hydroxy-6-hydroxymethyldihydropteridine diphosphokinase, whose translation MDKNNHIAFLCLGTNLGDRELYLSEAIQKISAHPEIQILKKGTALNTEALEVTDQPDFLNQLLQISTHLSPKELLDFLLGIENELGRIRTRDKGPRVIDIDILSIDDMKIHEKGLHLPHHSLFTRPFILELLNELGEGSLVQAFGNPSEG comes from the coding sequence ATGGATAAAAATAATCACATCGCATTTTTGTGTTTGGGAACTAATTTGGGAGATCGCGAATTATATCTTTCGGAGGCGATCCAAAAGATAAGCGCTCATCCTGAAATACAAATCCTAAAAAAAGGAACTGCTTTAAACACAGAAGCTTTAGAAGTTACTGACCAACCTGACTTCTTAAATCAACTTCTTCAAATATCTACTCATCTTTCTCCTAAAGAACTTTTGGATTTTTTATTAGGAATTGAAAATGAATTGGGAAGGATCCGCACAAGAGACAAGGGCCCTCGCGTGATCGATATAGATATTCTATCCATCGATGATATGAAAATCCATGAGAAGGGTTTACATCTTCCCCATCATAGTTTGTTCACACGTCCTTTTATATTAGAACTTTTAAATGAACTCGGAGAAGGTTCCCTCGTCCAAGCATTTGGGAATCCTTCGGAGGGATAA
- the lpxA gene encoding acyl-ACP--UDP-N-acetylglucosamine O-acyltransferase → MKIHPTAIVDSKAELHESVEVGAYTIIEKDVVIGEGTVIETGARIFAGTKLGKFNKVHHGSVIGVGPQDLGFDPSTPSKTIIGDNNTFKEYSNIHKGTKVDSPTIIGNRNYVMGNAHVGHDCILGDDNILTHGLVLAGHVTVGNKAFISGLVAVHQFCFVGDYAMIAGCSKVVQDVPPFATADGNPCTIIGLNTVGLKRGGFSPETRSAIKNAYKTIYHSGLNYRTALDQLEKESGHPAEVLQIIKFFRNSDRGVMNHR, encoded by the coding sequence ATGAAAATTCACCCAACAGCCATCGTCGATTCGAAAGCGGAACTACACGAGTCCGTCGAAGTCGGTGCGTATACAATTATAGAAAAAGATGTGGTAATCGGCGAAGGAACCGTAATTGAAACCGGAGCCCGAATTTTCGCAGGTACTAAATTAGGCAAATTCAACAAAGTACATCATGGATCGGTAATTGGAGTAGGCCCTCAGGATCTAGGTTTTGATCCTAGCACTCCGAGCAAAACAATCATCGGAGATAATAATACTTTTAAGGAATATTCCAATATTCACAAGGGAACCAAGGTAGATTCTCCCACTATTATCGGAAACAGGAACTATGTGATGGGAAATGCTCACGTAGGTCACGATTGTATTTTAGGAGATGATAATATTCTAACTCATGGTCTTGTTTTAGCGGGGCACGTTACAGTTGGCAATAAGGCTTTCATCTCTGGTTTAGTTGCAGTTCACCAATTTTGTTTTGTAGGTGATTATGCAATGATCGCTGGTTGTTCTAAAGTAGTGCAGGACGTTCCTCCTTTTGCTACTGCAGATGGGAATCCTTGTACGATCATTGGTTTAAATACTGTTGGTTTGAAAAGGGGAGGATTTTCTCCTGAAACAAGATCGGCGATCAAGAATGCATACAAAACAATCTATCATTCAGGACTGAATTATAGAACTGCATTGGATCAATTGGAGAAGGAATCAGGTCATCCTGCTGAAGTTCTACAGATCATTAAGTTCTTTAGAAATAGTGATCGTGGAGTTATGAACCACAGATAA
- a CDS encoding NUDIX domain-containing protein, which yields MNSISRDSIEAFPQRDALKSFTEISEQDLYLFYSFDLTNSTEFKSKESSRWPEVFNKFYELIELQFKDENKSVHLWKYNGDEVLFYEKIRRASRLFEAPEIALKTLTNVVASLHEIFKELPEIKRISIKGIVWIAPVAKIPKTSIKKAASEVETNYVIYIAAEEQSLTKDFIGPDIDTGFRLGKYVEKGNLAVSAELAYILSYVNPESGIDKSAEIGKYKIISYEVLKGVWGGRAYPIIWYSKDWNSLAGIFEYDDHLSSKLIERIKEKKFESIDILGKILKSANRDYIQNHYLGIIERDKGSITLEKEDATRVISSRLSEVHCVAVVIFNDKVLLAKRVATKRRLPGIWEFGCAQLKFGKSIEECMMVDYKEDFGIEINPSPLRPISTYQITNDDGSIIPGIIFAAVSNSEKLREDSNKKHSEIKWFSNSDIRSLGDQIMVPEAKECIRLAFEAFR from the coding sequence ATGAATTCAATATCCCGTGATTCCATTGAAGCGTTTCCTCAAAGGGATGCCTTAAAATCTTTTACAGAAATTTCTGAACAAGATTTATATTTATTTTATTCATTTGATTTAACAAATTCGACAGAGTTTAAATCTAAAGAATCAAGTCGTTGGCCTGAAGTTTTTAATAAATTTTATGAATTAATTGAGCTTCAATTTAAAGATGAGAACAAATCCGTGCATCTTTGGAAATACAATGGAGATGAAGTCTTATTTTACGAAAAAATTAGACGTGCTTCTCGCCTTTTTGAAGCCCCTGAAATTGCGCTAAAAACTTTAACAAATGTAGTCGCAAGTTTACATGAAATTTTTAAAGAATTACCCGAGATTAAGCGAATTTCCATAAAGGGAATCGTTTGGATAGCACCAGTTGCAAAAATTCCGAAAACATCCATAAAGAAGGCCGCTTCTGAAGTTGAGACAAATTACGTTATCTATATTGCTGCTGAGGAACAATCTCTTACAAAGGATTTTATCGGTCCTGATATTGATACGGGCTTTCGGTTAGGTAAGTACGTTGAGAAGGGTAATCTTGCGGTGAGTGCGGAATTAGCCTATATACTGTCGTATGTGAATCCTGAGTCTGGGATAGATAAATCCGCAGAAATCGGAAAATATAAGATTATTAGCTATGAAGTCTTAAAAGGTGTTTGGGGCGGGAGAGCGTATCCAATTATTTGGTATTCTAAAGACTGGAATTCTCTCGCAGGGATATTTGAATATGACGATCATTTATCTTCAAAGTTGATTGAGAGGATTAAAGAAAAAAAATTCGAATCGATTGATATATTGGGTAAAATTCTTAAATCTGCAAACCGAGATTATATCCAGAATCATTATTTAGGCATAATAGAACGAGATAAAGGTTCAATCACTTTAGAAAAAGAAGATGCAACTCGGGTGATTTCTAGTCGCCTTTCCGAAGTACATTGCGTAGCAGTAGTTATTTTTAATGATAAGGTTCTTTTGGCAAAAAGGGTAGCTACTAAAAGAAGATTGCCTGGAATTTGGGAATTCGGCTGTGCGCAGTTGAAGTTTGGCAAATCTATCGAAGAATGTATGATGGTTGATTACAAAGAGGATTTTGGAATAGAAATTAATCCAAGTCCTTTGAGACCGATTTCAACCTATCAAATTACAAATGATGATGGATCAATAATACCGGGAATAATTTTTGCTGCTGTAAGCAATTCTGAAAAGCTTCGTGAAGATTCTAATAAAAAACATTCCGAAATTAAATGGTTTAGTAATTCTGATATACGATCCTTGGGAGATCAGATTATGGTACCCGAAGCAAAAGAATGCATTCGTTTAGCTTTCGAAGCTTTCAGATGA
- the zapE gene encoding AFG1/ZapE family ATPase, translating into MNLKNLTPIREGSPSCKFCAGVGFLLEENVKNSSSGVLLLCSCVGESCPCGGKAPYMVYDESQNRMLPCVCHNARMELGKVEYLVKKAGIPARYKYRTLDRMDTTELSFLAAHDWANDIVIQWKERERIQQGLYLWGGTGSGKTLLACAILNELILRYGLTCKYAKINRDFLSTIRDSYQKESELHGMEQTIKKQFADVEVLVLDDFGANKESDWANSQLYDLIDTRYEEEKVTILTSNIPPTDWKDKAEGRIFSRLMEMAKQIHLDCPDYRLSHSAFGNH; encoded by the coding sequence ATGAATTTAAAGAATTTAACCCCGATCCGAGAAGGTTCTCCCAGCTGTAAATTCTGTGCGGGAGTCGGGTTCCTTTTGGAAGAGAATGTAAAGAATTCTAGCTCTGGAGTTTTGCTACTTTGTTCCTGCGTGGGAGAATCCTGCCCTTGCGGTGGCAAGGCTCCTTATATGGTCTACGATGAAAGCCAAAATAGAATGTTACCTTGCGTTTGTCATAACGCTAGAATGGAACTCGGCAAGGTAGAATATTTGGTGAAGAAGGCAGGGATCCCAGCCAGATACAAGTACAGAACCTTAGATCGAATGGATACCACTGAACTTTCTTTCTTAGCAGCTCATGACTGGGCGAATGATATCGTGATTCAATGGAAAGAAAGAGAAAGAATACAACAAGGTTTATACCTTTGGGGTGGAACTGGTTCCGGAAAAACTTTACTTGCATGTGCTATTTTAAATGAACTGATCCTTCGCTACGGTTTGACATGCAAATATGCAAAGATCAATCGTGACTTTCTTTCTACCATTCGAGACAGTTATCAGAAAGAAAGTGAGCTGCATGGAATGGAGCAAACTATTAAAAAACAATTTGCGGATGTCGAAGTTTTAGTCCTGGATGATTTCGGAGCAAACAAAGAATCCGATTGGGCTAACTCTCAGTTATACGATTTGATCGATACAAGATATGAAGAGGAGAAGGTAACCATTCTCACTTCTAATATCCCTCCTACGGATTGGAAAGATAAAGCAGAAGGCAGGATCTTTTCTAGATTAATGGAGATGGCAAAACAAATCCATTTGGATTGTCCTGATTATCGTCTAAGTCATAGCGCTTTCGGAAATCATTGA
- the fcpA gene encoding flagellar coiling protein FcpA, whose protein sequence is MKVMKTIFVLLAVVGLNLSLFAQNQGGQDTTDAKAAADKIDELLKGELVPEDDDKNLTEEAKKRKKEIQEQEAIWKNPDFKGYDKNFQELHQLSKAFANNKFRLALTSYQSGVNTVLKMREAVEQYRKEEAEKKRLDEKWYWQKVDRKAREDRVVSRQKLEAKQQALNYFTKAINHLDEIKNPDLRERAEFKRLLSDVYRSWIVTEYDLQNLPQCIPILELYIEVNENEKEYPAHKYLASCYAFEENMIKKYGGASEDQMFKFRHKKNIHLLRATELKYGKDSPEYKHIVALINKDEVISVRP, encoded by the coding sequence ATGAAGGTGATGAAGACTATATTCGTTCTTCTGGCCGTGGTCGGACTCAACCTCTCCTTGTTCGCACAGAACCAAGGGGGGCAGGATACGACAGATGCCAAGGCGGCAGCTGATAAGATCGACGAACTGCTGAAAGGTGAGCTCGTTCCGGAAGACGACGACAAAAATCTAACGGAAGAAGCTAAGAAACGTAAAAAAGAAATCCAGGAGCAGGAAGCGATCTGGAAGAACCCTGACTTCAAAGGTTACGACAAGAACTTCCAAGAACTCCATCAGCTTTCTAAGGCTTTCGCGAACAACAAGTTCCGCCTGGCCCTGACTAGCTATCAATCCGGAGTTAATACCGTCCTCAAGATGAGGGAAGCTGTTGAGCAGTACCGTAAAGAGGAAGCGGAGAAGAAACGTCTAGACGAGAAGTGGTACTGGCAAAAGGTCGACCGCAAAGCTCGCGAGGATCGTGTCGTTTCCCGCCAAAAGTTGGAAGCAAAACAACAAGCATTGAATTATTTCACCAAGGCAATCAACCATTTGGATGAGATCAAGAACCCGGATTTACGTGAACGTGCCGAGTTCAAAAGACTTCTTTCCGATGTATACAGATCTTGGATTGTTACTGAATACGATCTACAAAACTTACCTCAGTGTATTCCTATACTGGAACTCTACATCGAGGTTAATGAAAATGAGAAAGAATACCCAGCTCACAAGTATCTTGCAAGCTGCTACGCTTTCGAAGAAAACATGATCAAGAAATACGGTGGAGCTAGCGAAGACCAGATGTTCAAATTCCGTCACAAGAAAAACATCCACCTTCTTCGAGCTACCGAGCTGAAATATGGAAAGGATTCTCCGGAATACAAACACATCGTTGCTTTGATTAACAAAGACGAAGTGATTTCGGTTCGCCCTTAA
- a CDS encoding Hpt domain-containing protein, which translates to MLVDWSRLDSLKQGDDEDDIIWLEEMVRSLRKNMNSRLENIKSFTEEKKDVELQAELHQTKGVAANFGLAAVQKNVTEAELKLKEGNLEACLALCQELPSLWEQTKKELAPKFPE; encoded by the coding sequence ATGCTAGTGGATTGGTCTCGTCTGGATTCCCTAAAACAAGGCGATGATGAAGATGATATTATTTGGCTGGAAGAAATGGTACGTTCTTTACGTAAGAACATGAACAGCCGTTTAGAGAATATCAAAAGTTTCACTGAAGAAAAGAAAGACGTAGAACTCCAAGCAGAATTGCACCAAACAAAAGGTGTAGCAGCGAATTTCGGACTCGCGGCAGTTCAGAAGAATGTTACTGAGGCTGAATTGAAATTGAAGGAAGGAAACTTAGAAGCTTGTCTAGCTCTTTGTCAGGAACTTCCGAGTCTTTGGGAGCAAACCAAAAAAGAATTAGCTCCCAAATTTCCGGAATAA
- a CDS encoding N-acetylneuraminate synthase family protein: MDIVELEKGYPETEAKIKALASECGNATEIIRGAVVSDTIHFIGDTRKISDKEGYVKELPGVTRIWNVSLPYKNIARTAAGKNGEVVHRENRIVEVHGKDGLVRKFGTGKHIFLVGPDSPQTYEQTVTIAKQAVEIGKKFGILDRIIFRGGAFKPRTRPTDWRGMGWDGIKLLDRVKEETGLPYVTEVMDHTMAEEVSKHADMIQIGTRNAQDFELLEAVGRTGKPVILKRGFGNEAIEWFSAAEYIANQGNLNIVLCERGVKTLFIKEGYCRNTPDLNVITHAKNQTILPVIFDPSHVAGDDKIVVSNLLASLPFNPDGSITETLHVEEFRKEQMCDAAQALLMTLYEKTVEAILTYEEKIKPITDKVDSYFLERKGKK, from the coding sequence GTGGACATAGTCGAACTGGAGAAGGGATATCCGGAAACTGAAGCAAAAATAAAGGCTTTAGCATCCGAATGTGGGAACGCCACCGAGATTATTCGCGGAGCGGTTGTATCCGATACCATTCATTTTATCGGGGATACCCGTAAGATCTCCGACAAGGAAGGTTATGTAAAAGAACTTCCTGGTGTGACTAGAATTTGGAACGTATCATTGCCTTATAAAAATATCGCTCGTACTGCTGCTGGTAAAAACGGAGAAGTAGTCCATCGTGAAAACCGAATTGTAGAAGTTCACGGAAAAGATGGATTAGTTCGTAAGTTTGGAACTGGAAAACATATCTTCCTAGTTGGTCCGGATTCTCCTCAAACGTATGAGCAAACAGTTACTATTGCAAAACAAGCTGTAGAGATCGGTAAAAAATTCGGGATCTTAGATCGTATTATCTTTAGAGGTGGAGCATTCAAACCTAGAACTCGTCCAACTGATTGGAGAGGAATGGGTTGGGACGGGATCAAATTACTCGATAGAGTAAAAGAAGAAACCGGACTTCCTTACGTAACCGAAGTTATGGACCATACCATGGCGGAAGAAGTTTCCAAACATGCTGATATGATCCAGATCGGAACAAGAAACGCTCAAGACTTCGAACTTTTAGAAGCAGTAGGCCGCACTGGTAAACCTGTGATCTTAAAAAGAGGTTTCGGTAACGAAGCTATCGAATGGTTTTCAGCTGCAGAATATATTGCTAATCAAGGAAATTTAAATATAGTTCTTTGTGAAAGAGGAGTGAAAACTCTTTTCATCAAGGAAGGATATTGCCGTAACACTCCGGATCTGAACGTGATCACTCATGCTAAGAACCAAACAATTCTACCTGTGATCTTTGATCCAAGCCATGTTGCGGGTGACGATAAGATCGTGGTTTCCAATTTATTGGCTTCTCTTCCGTTTAATCCGGATGGATCTATTACTGAAACTTTACATGTAGAAGAGTTCCGTAAAGAGCAGATGTGTGATGCGGCTCAGGCGCTTCTAATGACTCTATACGAAAAAACTGTAGAAGCTATTTTAACCTATGAGGAAAAAATTAAACCTATAACGGATAAGGTAGATTCTTATTTTTTGGAACGTAAGGGTAAAAAATAA